GGGAACTCGAGCCTTGCGAAGGGTATGGGGGACCGCTGGACTCTCGAACTTTTGCTCAATTCTCATCCCTGGACCGGTGCGGGGTTTACCCGGGACGACAAGTATCTCGCCGCAAAGCTGACAGCCTGTGAGCTTGTCCTCGGCGGCTGCACCGCATGCCTCGATATGTTCGCCGAAGGACCGGCGCCGTCACGCGAGGGGCTCGAAGCTGCGGGACAGGCCTATATGGATGTCGGCATGCGCGCCGTCGTCGCGCCGATGATGTCCACGCGCGGCCTCTGGCAGGCCATTCCAGGTCTTTACGATGCGTTGCCTGAAGCACTGCAGAAGGTCGCGGACGGGCTGCAGGCAGGCCCCGGCACGGCGTCGCTGGAGATTTGCCGCGACGCGCTGCATCACTGGCCCCACGATCCCACGCGCGTGAAGCTGGCGCTCGGGCCGACCATCCCCCACCATTGCGACGAGGCGTTCTGGCATGGCTGCCGCGATCTGGCCCGCGAGTATGGCGCCCTGATGCAGACCCATCTGGCGGAATCGAAGGCACAGGCGGTGGCGAGCCAGGAACTGTATGGGAAATCTCTCGCGGCGTTCCTCGACGATCAGGGTGTGCTCGGACCCAATCTCGTCGCGGCCCACGCCATCTGGCTGACCGGCGACGACATGCAGCTGCTGTCAGACCGGGGCGTTTCCGTTTCCCACAATCCGATGAGCAATCTCAGGCTGGGTTCGGGCGTGGCCGCGACTGTCGCCATGCGTGAGGCGGGCATCAACGTTGCCATCGGCACCGACACCTGCACCTGCGCCGACGCGCTCAATATGTTCGAGGCCACACGGCTCGCCTGCACCCTGTCGCGGGTGCAGGGACCGGACTATGAGCAATGGCTCGAAAGCGCCCAGGCGCTGGAAATGGCGACGGTGGCCGGCGCCAAGGCGCTGGGCTGGGAGGGCGAGATCGGGCGCATTGCGGCCGGCTACAAGGCCGACATCGTCATGCTCGATCTGGGCAAGGTGAGCTATGTGCCCCTGAACGAGCCGGTCAACCAGATCGTGTTCGCGGAGAACAGCGGCGGTGTGCGCGAGGTGATGATCGACGGGCGCATGGTGGTCGAAGACGGCCAGGTGACGACGGTGGACATGGACAAGCTGCGCCGAGACGTCGAGGCGGCGATGGCGCGCCAGGAACCGGCCCGCGCGGCGGCACGTGAACGGGTCGAGAGCCTCGCGGTGCATGTGGGGCCGTTCTGCGCGGGGTTTGCGGCGCAGGACTACCCGGTCAATCGTTTCGTGGGGTAACTACCCTAGGACGCAGTTTGTTTCGCCGCCGCCAGCCGTCGCCCGTAGTTGATCGCCGCCAGCATGTTCGTGTGGTCGGCCTTGCCGGTCCAGGCGATGTCGAACGCGGTGCCGTGATCCACGGAACAGCGATCGAACGGCAAACCCACCGTCACGTTGATCGCCGTGTCGAAGGCGATAAGCTTGACCGTCGCGTGGCCCTGATCGTGGTACTGGGCGACCACCAGATCGAACTGACCCTGGTTGGCGCGGGCGAACACCGTGTCGCCGGACAGCGGTCCGGTCGCGTCGATGCCTTCTGATCTCGCCGCCGCGACGGCCGGCGCGACCTCACGGTCGTCCTCCTCGCCGAACAGCCCGTTCTCTCCGCAATGGGGGTTGAGCCCGGCCACGGCGATGCGCGGTTTGGCAACGCCCAGGCGCTTGAAATGGCCGTCACCGGCGCGGATGACATCGAGGACGTTCGCTGTTGTGCAGCGTCGGATGGCATCGGCCATGGAGACATGAGCCGAGACATGGATTGTGGACAGTGTGGGTGACGACAGCAGCATGAACGGCTTGATGCCGCCGGCCAGGTGGCTGAGCAGCCCGGTGTGGCCGTCATAGTGATGCCCGGCCGCGTTCAGGGAGGCCTTGTTGATGGGGGCCGTCACGATGCAACCCGCGTCGCCCGCCATGGCCATTTCGGCGGCGCGGACGATGTAGGTGTAGGCGGCGTCGCCCCCGGCGGCCGAGACTTGCGCGGGCGGCGCTTCCACCACGCCTTCGGTCGGCATGTCGATGAGCCGGATCGCGTTTGTCCCGAAACGCAGACGCGTGTCGCACAGCGCGTCGGCGCGTTCCAGGACAGGCCGGGACCCGATCACCGCGATATCCGCGCGTTCGCCTGCCGGCAGTTCGGCGAGCGCCTTGCAGATGACCTCGGGTCCGACGCCTGCCGGGTCGCCCATGGTGATGAGGATGGAAGACACTGACATGGGGTTACTTCTCGGGCAGGGGAATGAACTCGTCATCGCCCGCGATCTTCCCGAAGCGACCTGCCTTCCAGTCCGCCTTGGCCTGCTCGATACGGGCCTGTGAACTGGAGACAAAGTTCCACCAGATGTGGCGCTCACCATCGATGGGCGCGCCGCCGAGCAGCATCACGCGCGCGCGCGCCTGTGCCTCAACGGTCACGTCGGCATCGGGCGCGAGGACCAGCATCTCGTTTGCGCCATGGGCCTCGCCGTTGACGGCGATGCTTCCCTCGACGATGTAGACCGCGCGCTCTTCATGCTCGTCGGAAACCGTGAAACCGGCCCCGGCATCCATGCGAACGTCGAGATAGAACATCGGTGACGCGGTGACGACAGGGGAAGTTTCGCCGTAGGCGGTGCCGGCGATCAGGCGCATCTCGATCCCTTCGCGGACGATCAGGGGAAGGCTCTCGACAGGATGGTGGAAGAAGGCAGGCTCGCTTTCCTCCTGGTCCTTCGGCAGCGCGACCCAGGACTGGATTCCGAACATCGTCGAACGGGCGTCGCGGACTTCATCGCGCGTGCGTTCCGAATGCACGATCCCGCGCCCGGCGGTCATCCAGTTGACATCGCCCGGTCGGATCGGTTGCTCGTAACCCAAATCGTCGCGATGCATGATTTCGCCGTCGAACAGGTAGGTAACGGT
This is a stretch of genomic DNA from Alphaproteobacteria bacterium. It encodes these proteins:
- the pdxA gene encoding 4-hydroxythreonine-4-phosphate dehydrogenase PdxA, which produces MSVSSILITMGDPAGVGPEVICKALAELPAGERADIAVIGSRPVLERADALCDTRLRFGTNAIRLIDMPTEGVVEAPPAQVSAAGGDAAYTYIVRAAEMAMAGDAGCIVTAPINKASLNAAGHHYDGHTGLLSHLAGGIKPFMLLSSPTLSTIHVSAHVSMADAIRRCTTANVLDVIRAGDGHFKRLGVAKPRIAVAGLNPHCGENGLFGEEDDREVAPAVAAARSEGIDATGPLSGDTVFARANQGQFDLVVAQYHDQGHATVKLIAFDTAINVTVGLPFDRCSVDHGTAFDIAWTGKADHTNMLAAINYGRRLAAAKQTAS
- a CDS encoding pirin family protein, producing the protein MTNAASNVIEHVIKPRTRDLGGFSVARVLPYAKRRTVGPFIFFDRMGPAEFAPGEGIDVRPHPHIGLATVTYLFDGEIMHRDDLGYEQPIRPGDVNWMTAGRGIVHSERTRDEVRDARSTMFGIQSWVALPKDQEESEPAFFHHPVESLPLIVREGIEMRLIAGTAYGETSPVVTASPMFYLDVRMDAGAGFTVSDEHEERAVYIVEGSIAVNGEAHGANEMLVLAPDADVTVEAQARARVMLLGGAPIDGERHIWWNFVSSSQARIEQAKADWKAGRFGKIAGDDEFIPLPEK
- a CDS encoding amidohydrolase, whose protein sequence is MSDAFQVIRGGRLLDIVARSAEFADILIKGNVIAEIGSAGMDAPDGAIEVDAADRLLMPGLVNGHTHGNSSLAKGMGDRWTLELLLNSHPWTGAGFTRDDKYLAAKLTACELVLGGCTACLDMFAEGPAPSREGLEAAGQAYMDVGMRAVVAPMMSTRGLWQAIPGLYDALPEALQKVADGLQAGPGTASLEICRDALHHWPHDPTRVKLALGPTIPHHCDEAFWHGCRDLAREYGALMQTHLAESKAQAVASQELYGKSLAAFLDDQGVLGPNLVAAHAIWLTGDDMQLLSDRGVSVSHNPMSNLRLGSGVAATVAMREAGINVAIGTDTCTCADALNMFEATRLACTLSRVQGPDYEQWLESAQALEMATVAGAKALGWEGEIGRIAAGYKADIVMLDLGKVSYVPLNEPVNQIVFAENSGGVREVMIDGRMVVEDGQVTTVDMDKLRRDVEAAMARQEPARAAARERVESLAVHVGPFCAGFAAQDYPVNRFVG